One segment of Panicum virgatum strain AP13 chromosome 1K, P.virgatum_v5, whole genome shotgun sequence DNA contains the following:
- the LOC120651173 gene encoding uncharacterized protein LOC120651173: MGPRAELRCDCCLDRSKMGRSSMAGPAMLLLLCTVCRLALGITDGLLPNGNFERGPAPSQLRGTRVLGSSAIPSWRTSGFVQYIPSGKKQGDMLLVVPEGAHAVRLGNEASIRQRLRGAARGARYSLTFSAARTCAQAEQLNVSASGQSGLLAMQTMYSSNGWDSYARAWVADAAGEVEVVIHNPGVTEDPACGPLIDSVAIKTLNPPRRTNRNLVKNGDFEEGPYIIPGTKWGVLIPSRVVDDHSPLPGWMVESLKAVRYVDGGSAAVPRGRRAVELLAGTESAVAQVIRTVPGRRYALSFTVGDAGNACRGQLAVEAHAGRESARVAYESAGSGGARRAVLPFRAASARTLLVFFSSFYSTRSDDMRFSYASNLYNSLKNESVYIFFWKFAV; the protein is encoded by the exons ATGGGGCCGCGCGCCGAACTGCGCTGCGACTGCTGTCTCGATCGGAGCAAGATGGGAAGGTCATCCATGGCTGGGCCGGCGATGCTTCTGCTGCTCTGCACAGTGTGCAGACTGGCGCTCGGAATTACTGACG GGCTGCTCCCGAACGGCAACTTCGAGCGCGGGCCGGCGCCGTCGCAGCTGCGGGGGACGCGGGTGCTGGGCTCGTCGGCGATCCCGTCGTGGCGGACGTCGGGGTTCGTGCAGTACATCCCGTCGGGGAAGAAGCAGGGCGACATGCTGCTGGTGGTGCCGGAGGGCGCCCACGCCGTGCGGCTCGGCAACGAGGCGTCGATCCGGCAGCGGCTCCGGGGCGCCGCCCGCGGCGCGCGCTACTCGCTGACGTTCAGCGCGGCGCGGACGTGCGCGCAGGCGGAGCAGCTCAACGTCTCGGCTTCCGGGCAGTCGGGCCTGCTGGCGATGCAGACCATGTACAGCAGCAACGGGTGGGACTCGTACGCCAGGGCCTgggtcgccgacgccgccggcgaggtcgaggtCGTCATCCACAACCCCGGCGTCACCGAGGACCCCGCCTGCGGCCCGCTCATCGACTCCGTCGCCATCAAGACGCTCaacccgccgcgccgcaccaACAGGAACCTGGTGAAGAACGGCGACTTCGAGGAGGGCCCGTACATCATCCCGGGGACCAAGTGGGGCGTGCTGATCCCGTCGCGGGTGGTGGACGACCACTCGCCGCTGCCCGGGTGGATGGTGGAGTCGCTCAAGGCCGTCAGGTACGTcgacggcggcagcgccgcggtgccgcgggggcggcgcgccgtGGAGCTGCTGGCGGGGACGGAGAGCGCGGTGGCGCAGGTGATCCGCACCGTGCCGGGGCGGCGGTACGCACTGTCCTTCACGGTGGGGGACGCCGGCAACGCCTGCCGCGGGCAGCTAGCGGTGGAGGCCCACGCGGGGCGGGAGTCCGCCAGGGTGGCGTACGAGtcggcggggagcggcggcgccaggcgCGCCGTGCTGCCgttccgcgccgcctccgcgcgcacGCTCCTCGTCTTCTTCAGCTCCTTCTACAGCACCAGGAGCGACGACATGAGATTCAGCTATGCTTCAAATCTGTATAACTCACTAAAGAATGAATccgtttatatttttttttggaagtttGCAGTCTGA
- the LOC120651184 gene encoding uncharacterized protein LOC120651184 isoform X1, whose product MYGAIVYLTTKLAEPETETTKALVNGCEDVETISLWIIVAHCFQSVFAISASLKMISAPDYDLYAFKNYCLAFWNCVVSIPSMYSRWRSVAFPSWFHNSVWFGDWVMLSLIFRAFSGAASIVIIINFDLHECPRLQTCSIFVASSFLMFVSYFFIQLPASDGGWNHRQGGCFLLFFLPPLLLLSLLSSSSPSSSPLISMELMGVGGLEPPLPPR is encoded by the exons ATGTATGGTGCTATTGTCTACCTCACGACTAAACTTGCAGAGCCAGAAACAGAGACGACAAAAGCTTTAGTGAATGGATGTGAAGATGTTGAGACAATTTCTCTATGGATTATTGTGGCTCACTGCTTTCAATCAGTTTTTGCGATTTCAGCCTCCCTAAAGATGATCTCTGCGCCGGATTACGACTTATATGCTTTCAA AAATTACTGCCTGGCTTTTTGGAACTGCGTGGTCTCCATCCCAAGCATGTATTCTAGATGGAGATCAGTCGCATTTCCATCTTGGTTTCACAACTCAGTTTGGTTCGGTGATTGG GTCATGCTGTCGCTCATATTTCGAGCATTTTCTGGCGCGGCATCAATTGTAATCATAATCAACTTTGACCTGCACGAGTGCCCAAGACTCCAGACATGTTCTATTTTCGTTGCGTCGTCGTTTCTGATGTTTGTGAGCTACTTCTTCATTCAACTGCCAGCCAGTGACGGAGGCTGGAATCACCGGCAGGGGGgctgcttcctcctcttcttcctccctcctcttcttcttctctcccttctttcctcttcttctccctcctcctctcctctaatttccatggagctcatgggggtaggggggcttgagccccccttgCCCCCACGCTAA
- the LOC120651184 gene encoding uncharacterized protein LOC120651184 isoform X2 has protein sequence MYGAIVYLTTKLAEPETETTKALVNGCEDVETISLWIIVAHCFQSVFAISASLKMISAPDYDLYAFKFLIYRNYCLAFWNCVVSIPSMYSRWRSVAFPSWFHNSVWFGDWVMLSLIFRAFSGAASIVIIINFDLHECPRLQTCSIFVASSFLMFVSYFFIQLPASDGGWNHRQGGCFLLFFLPPLLLLSLLSSSSPSSSPLISMELMGVGGLEPPLPPR, from the exons ATGTATGGTGCTATTGTCTACCTCACGACTAAACTTGCAGAGCCAGAAACAGAGACGACAAAAGCTTTAGTGAATGGATGTGAAGATGTTGAGACAATTTCTCTATGGATTATTGTGGCTCACTGCTTTCAATCAGTTTTTGCGATTTCAGCCTCCCTAAAGATGATCTCTGCGCCGGATTACGACTTATATGCTTTCAA GTTTCTCATTTACAGAAATTACTGCCTGGCTTTTTGGAACTGCGTGGTCTCCATCCCAAGCATGTATTCTAGATGGAGATCAGTCGCATTTCCATCTTGGTTTCACAACTCAGTTTGGTTCGGTGATTGG GTCATGCTGTCGCTCATATTTCGAGCATTTTCTGGCGCGGCATCAATTGTAATCATAATCAACTTTGACCTGCACGAGTGCCCAAGACTCCAGACATGTTCTATTTTCGTTGCGTCGTCGTTTCTGATGTTTGTGAGCTACTTCTTCATTCAACTGCCAGCCAGTGACGGAGGCTGGAATCACCGGCAGGGGGgctgcttcctcctcttcttcctccctcctcttcttcttctctcccttctttcctcttcttctccctcctcctctcctctaatttccatggagctcatgggggtaggggggcttgagccccccttgCCCCCACGCTAA
- the LOC120683999 gene encoding uncharacterized protein LOC120683999, whose amino-acid sequence MGGKNRILLSCVRSGIAVVEDTSNTIKKERKLQRSLLLGSYIIYLLLAISASASLFCAPTRLGVPLLVVSSTMFVEAALLLCILTTVAQTIAHIINRGPLLPKSPHNRVVVVLLQMGRIQRGGRGAQAPLPP is encoded by the exons atgGGTGGGAAGAACCGCATCCTTCTGTCTTGCGTGCGATCTG GGATCGCCGTAGTAGAAGATACTAGCAACACCATTAAGAAGGAGCGCAAGCTTCAGAGAAGTCTTCTTTTGGGGTCATACATCATATATCTGCTACTTGCCATTTCTGCTTCGGCTAGCTTATTTTGTGCCCCTACAAGGCTGGGTGTTCCCCTTCTTGTTGTATCCTCCACGAT GTTTGTTGAGGCTGCACTCTTGCTTTGCATCTTAACCACGGTTGCCCAGACCATTGCCCACATTATCAATCGTGGACCATTGCTTCCCAAGAGCCCTCACAATCGGGTTGTGGTGGTTTTACTACAGATG gggcggatccagcgtgggggcaggggggctcaagcccccctaccccCATGA